Proteins encoded in a region of the Zea mays cultivar B73 chromosome 4, Zm-B73-REFERENCE-NAM-5.0, whole genome shotgun sequence genome:
- the LOC100194148 gene encoding uncharacterized protein gives MDVEWSFTKGRHTPTTLHSEIGSRSGANDVCSQSSLHSTRSAVDQERSRSFRPNLHFWLLCIVAADGSYKLMATDGAYIFRFFVFGF, from the exons ATGGATGTAGAGTGGTCATTCACCAAAGGCCGACATACCCCTACTACCCTCCATTCCGAGATTGGCAGCAGATCAGGAGCGAACGACGTTTGTAGCCAGTCATCACTCCACTCAACGCGGTCTGCAGTCGATCAAGAGCGTAGCAGAAGTTTCAG GCCTAATCTACATTTTTGGCTTCTTTGTATCGTGGCTGCTGATGGTTCTTACAAGCTGATGGCTACTGATGGTGCTTACATTTTCCGCTTCTTTGTATTTGGATTTTGA